In Nitratidesulfovibrio sp., the following are encoded in one genomic region:
- a CDS encoding flagellin, producing the protein MSLVINHNLMAMNATNNLSLSYGKLATSVRRLSSGLRVGTAADDAAGLAIRELMRADIASLNQGARNANDAISLIQTADGALGVIDEKLIRMKELAEQAATGTYTSDQRLIIDSEYQAMASEITRIANSTDFNGVHLLNGHLSGAHDGSGIEASGKLKVHFGSANDCAEDYYYIKIGNATASALGVGAQAADGKGKSISTQSAAQAALEGLTNAIISKDKIRASLGALQNRLENTISNLQIQAENLQAAESRISDVDVSMEMTEFVRQQILSQSAVAMLSQANSLPRLALNLLGT; encoded by the coding sequence ATGTCACTGGTTATCAATCACAACTTGATGGCGATGAACGCCACAAACAACCTGAGCCTGTCGTACGGCAAGCTCGCCACCTCCGTGCGTCGGCTCTCTTCGGGCCTGCGCGTGGGCACGGCTGCCGACGACGCCGCCGGTCTCGCCATCCGCGAATTGATGCGTGCCGACATCGCGTCGCTCAACCAGGGCGCGCGCAACGCCAACGACGCCATCTCGCTGATCCAGACCGCCGACGGCGCCCTGGGCGTCATCGACGAAAAGCTGATCCGCATGAAGGAACTGGCCGAACAGGCTGCCACCGGCACCTACACCTCGGACCAGCGCCTGATCATCGATTCGGAATACCAGGCCATGGCCTCGGAAATCACCCGAATCGCCAACTCCACCGACTTCAACGGTGTGCACCTGCTGAACGGGCACCTTTCGGGCGCCCACGACGGCTCGGGCATCGAAGCCTCCGGCAAGCTCAAGGTGCACTTCGGCTCGGCCAACGACTGCGCGGAAGACTACTACTACATCAAGATCGGCAACGCGACCGCGTCCGCCCTTGGTGTGGGTGCCCAGGCCGCCGACGGCAAGGGCAAGTCCATCTCCACCCAGTCGGCGGCGCAGGCCGCCCTGGAGGGCCTGACCAACGCCATCATCTCCAAGGACAAGATCCGCGCCTCGCTCGGCGCCCTCCAGAACCGTCTGGAAAACACCATCAGCAACCTGCAGATCCAGGCCGAAAACCTTCAGGCCGCCGAGTCGCGCATATCGGACGTGGACGTGTCGATGGAAATGACGGAATTTGTGCGCCAGCAGATTCTGTCCCAGTCGGCCGTGGCCATGCTTTCGCAGGCCAACTCGCTGCCCCGTCTCGCGTTGAACCTGTTGGGCACGTAA